In Longimicrobium sp., one genomic interval encodes:
- the sufD gene encoding Fe-S cluster assembly protein SufD produces MTNTSVAAESLGVFTRDQVEILSARKVEAEWLRLARQRAHGVFAETPMPTTEAEEWRYTDIGRMLRLDAFSFADEAAPATVDALPAALRALIAEAGEGARAVQVDASVVLRDLPPELASQGVILMSLESAAAEHAELVQRYLGSAVTPEEGKFAAMSNAFWSGGFFLYVPKNVRVETPVRLYRWLSGAGTAAFGRLLIVAEAGAEIAIVDELASDAMSSPTLSVGAAEIVAEDGAKVTYVSVQRFGAGVSHLSTDRLVAGRDAKITTLYTTLGGDLSRADAQCRLQAPGAHVDMLGVYIAQGTQHFDNETLQDHIAPHASSNLLFKGALQDTGRSVFRGLIRVHPKAQRTDAYQTNRNLLLSTGARADSLPNLEIQADDVRCSHAATVGQLDEEELFYLLSRGIPRSEAVRLVVFGFFGEVLEQLPLEGVRAELVRAVELKLARRGL; encoded by the coding sequence GTGACCAATACATCTGTCGCCGCCGAATCGCTCGGCGTCTTCACGCGCGACCAGGTGGAGATCCTTTCCGCGCGCAAGGTGGAGGCGGAGTGGCTGCGCCTGGCACGGCAGCGGGCGCACGGCGTCTTCGCCGAAACGCCCATGCCCACCACCGAAGCCGAGGAGTGGCGCTACACCGACATCGGGCGGATGCTGCGCCTGGATGCCTTCTCCTTCGCCGACGAGGCCGCCCCCGCCACGGTCGACGCGCTGCCTGCCGCGCTGCGTGCTCTGATCGCCGAGGCGGGCGAGGGCGCGCGCGCGGTGCAGGTGGATGCCTCCGTTGTGCTGCGCGACCTGCCGCCAGAGCTCGCGTCGCAGGGCGTGATCCTGATGTCGCTGGAGAGCGCGGCCGCCGAGCACGCCGAGCTGGTGCAGCGTTACCTGGGGAGCGCCGTGACGCCCGAGGAGGGGAAGTTCGCCGCCATGAGCAACGCCTTCTGGAGCGGCGGCTTCTTCCTGTACGTGCCGAAGAACGTGCGGGTGGAGACGCCCGTGCGCCTCTACCGCTGGCTGAGCGGCGCGGGGACCGCGGCGTTCGGGCGCCTGCTGATCGTGGCCGAGGCCGGCGCCGAGATCGCCATCGTGGACGAGCTCGCCTCCGACGCCATGTCGTCGCCCACGCTCTCGGTGGGCGCGGCGGAGATCGTGGCGGAGGACGGGGCCAAGGTGACGTACGTGTCCGTGCAGCGCTTCGGGGCGGGGGTCTCGCACCTGAGCACGGACCGGCTGGTGGCCGGGCGCGACGCCAAGATCACCACGCTCTACACCACCCTCGGCGGCGACCTGAGCCGCGCGGACGCGCAGTGCAGGCTGCAGGCGCCGGGCGCGCACGTGGACATGCTGGGCGTGTACATCGCGCAGGGGACGCAGCACTTCGACAACGAGACGCTGCAGGACCACATCGCGCCGCACGCATCGAGCAACCTGCTCTTCAAGGGGGCGCTGCAGGACACGGGTCGCTCGGTGTTCCGCGGCCTGATCCGCGTGCACCCCAAGGCGCAGCGCACCGACGCGTACCAGACCAACCGCAACCTCCTGCTGAGCACCGGCGCCCGCGCCGACTCGCTCCCCAACCTGGAGATCCAGGCGGACGACGTGCGCTGCTCGCACGCCGCCACGGTGGGGCAGCTGGACGAGGAGGAGCTCTTCTACCTCCTCTCGCGCGGCATTCCGCGCAGCGAGGCGGTGCGGCTGGTGGTGTTCGGCTTCTTTGGCGAGGTGCTGGAGCAGCTTCCGCTGGAAGGCGTCCGCGCCGAGCTGGTGCGCGCCGTGGAGCTGAAGCTCGCGCGGCGGGGGCTGTAG
- the fadI gene encoding acetyl-CoA C-acyltransferase FadI, whose product MNGIGRRVAIIDGCRTPFAKSGSDFRDMTSTQLGKIAVRELLSRTELDVELIDHVVYGTVIQSVKEPNIAREVTLGSGIPPRVPSFTVGRACASSNQAITSAAEQIALGMADVVIAGGAESLTDVPILFSPEFRNALVRASKARTLPERLKAFATLRLKHLGPVTPAIAEPTTGMTMGESAEQMAQQNGITREEQDRWALRSHQLAAAATADGRLTAEIAPAYIPPKYDKVLQEDNGIRADTSLEKLSSLRPVFDKRYGTVTAGNASPLTDGASAVLLMSEEKAAALGYRPLGFIRSYAYAALAPNDQLLQGPVYAAPVALDRAGLTIKDIALLEIHEAFAAQVLSNLQWFDSDKIARERLGRDKAIGIPPEDRINVMGGSIAIGHPFGATGGRITVTLLNELRRRGEQFGMISVCAAGAMGFVMLVVAAPY is encoded by the coding sequence ATGAACGGAATCGGGCGCAGGGTCGCCATCATCGACGGGTGCCGGACGCCCTTCGCGAAGTCGGGGAGCGACTTCAGGGACATGACCTCCACGCAGCTCGGCAAGATCGCCGTGCGCGAGCTCCTGTCGCGCACCGAGCTGGACGTGGAGCTGATCGACCACGTGGTGTACGGCACCGTCATCCAGTCGGTAAAGGAGCCGAACATCGCGCGCGAGGTCACGCTCGGCTCGGGCATTCCGCCGCGGGTGCCGTCGTTCACGGTGGGGCGCGCCTGCGCGTCGTCCAACCAGGCGATCACCTCGGCGGCGGAGCAGATCGCGCTGGGGATGGCGGACGTGGTGATCGCCGGCGGCGCCGAGTCGCTAACCGACGTGCCGATCCTCTTCTCCCCCGAGTTCCGCAACGCGCTGGTGAGGGCGTCCAAGGCGCGCACCCTGCCGGAGCGGCTGAAGGCGTTCGCCACGCTGCGCCTCAAGCACCTGGGCCCCGTGACCCCCGCCATCGCCGAGCCGACGACGGGGATGACGATGGGCGAGTCCGCCGAGCAGATGGCGCAGCAGAACGGGATCACCCGCGAGGAGCAGGACCGCTGGGCCCTGCGCTCGCACCAGCTGGCCGCCGCGGCGACGGCGGACGGGCGGCTGACAGCCGAGATCGCCCCGGCGTACATCCCCCCGAAGTACGACAAGGTGCTGCAGGAGGACAACGGCATCCGCGCGGACACCTCGCTGGAGAAGCTGTCGTCGCTGCGGCCGGTGTTCGACAAGCGCTACGGCACCGTGACGGCCGGCAACGCGTCGCCGCTGACGGATGGGGCGTCGGCGGTGCTGCTGATGAGCGAGGAGAAGGCGGCCGCGCTGGGCTACAGGCCGCTGGGCTTCATCCGCAGCTACGCGTACGCCGCGCTGGCCCCCAACGACCAGCTTCTGCAGGGGCCGGTGTACGCCGCGCCCGTGGCGCTGGACCGCGCGGGGCTCACCATCAAGGACATCGCCCTGCTGGAGATCCACGAGGCATTCGCGGCGCAGGTGCTCTCCAACCTGCAGTGGTTCGACTCTGACAAGATCGCGCGCGAGCGGCTGGGGCGCGACAAGGCGATCGGGATTCCGCCCGAGGACCGCATCAACGTGATGGGCGGCTCCATCGCAATCGGCCACCCGTTCGGCGCCACGGGCGGGCGAATCACGGTTACGCTGCTCAACGAGCTGCGCCGGCGCGGCGAGCAGTTCGGGATGATCAGCGTGTGCGCCGCGGGCGCCATGGGCTTCGTGATGCTCGTGGTGGCCGCGCCGTATTGA
- a CDS encoding non-heme iron oxygenase ferredoxin subunit: MRAASVDDVAEASAIDVELNGVRVCLARVGDEFYALQDNCSHRDFPLSPGEVDPDECTITCEWHGAMFDLRTGIPQCPPAVRPVPVFTTRVENDSVFVDMPE, translated from the coding sequence GTGCGCGCGGCCTCCGTCGATGACGTGGCGGAGGCATCGGCCATCGACGTTGAGCTGAACGGAGTGCGGGTCTGCCTGGCGCGCGTGGGCGACGAGTTCTACGCGCTGCAGGACAACTGCTCGCACCGCGACTTCCCGCTCTCCCCGGGCGAGGTGGACCCGGACGAGTGCACCATCACCTGCGAGTGGCACGGCGCCATGTTCGACCTGCGCACCGGCATCCCCCAGTGCCCGCCCGCCGTGCGCCCGGTGCCCGTGTTCACCACGCGCGTGGAGAACGACTCCGTCTTCGTGGACATGCCGGAATAG
- a CDS encoding SUF system NifU family Fe-S cluster assembly protein, with the protein MSLPLESVYQELILKHYRSSKHRGEVEEPSAAVAERNPLCGDDIFLTVRVREGIVEDVRFSGQGCAISQAAASMMCEHAVGKSWDEIHAVADRFRDLMHGNEEAARDRALGDMRALAGVAKLPRRVKCAMLGWDALAEAEKRASE; encoded by the coding sequence ATGTCCCTGCCGCTCGAATCCGTCTACCAGGAGCTGATCCTGAAGCACTACCGCTCCTCCAAGCACCGGGGAGAGGTGGAGGAGCCGAGCGCGGCGGTGGCGGAGAGGAACCCGCTCTGCGGTGACGACATCTTTCTGACCGTGCGCGTGCGTGAGGGGATCGTGGAGGACGTGCGCTTCTCGGGGCAAGGGTGCGCGATCTCGCAGGCCGCCGCCTCGATGATGTGCGAGCACGCGGTGGGGAAGTCGTGGGACGAGATCCACGCCGTGGCGGACCGCTTCCGCGACCTGATGCACGGCAACGAGGAGGCCGCCCGCGACCGCGCGCTCGGCGACATGCGGGCGCTGGCCGGCGTCGCCAAGCTCCCGCGCCGCGTGAAGTGCGCAATGCTCGGCTGGGACGCGCTGGCGGAGGCGGAGAAGCGCGCGTCCGAGTAG
- a CDS encoding cysteine desulfurase, with amino-acid sequence MPAVLNAELIRADFPILQQEVNGHPLVYLDNAASTQKPRAVLDTLAAYYEHDNANVHRGVHTLSVRATEAFELARGKVAALFGIADPAELIWTRGTTEAINLVAYSWGLANLRAGDEVLLSVMEHHSNLVPWQIIAQRTGAKLRFLDIDDQQRLDLSNLDELLTERTKLVSIVHVSNALGTINPVREIAARAHSVGAVVLVDGAQSAPHLPVDVPSLGCDFYAFSGHKMCGPTGMGGLWGRRALLEAMPPFHGGGDMIEWVELEHSTYAPLPNRFEAGTPHIAGAVALGAAAEYLAGIGRDAILAHERTLLAYALERMADVPDLTVFGPRDPAERSGVISFTLGDVHPHDLGTILDAEGIAIRAGHHCAQPLMRRMGVGSTARASFYLYNTVDDVDRLMDGLGRARKLFGL; translated from the coding sequence ATGCCGGCCGTGCTCAACGCGGAGCTGATCCGCGCGGACTTCCCGATCCTCCAGCAGGAGGTGAACGGGCATCCGCTGGTGTACCTGGACAACGCCGCGTCCACGCAGAAGCCGCGGGCGGTGCTGGACACGCTGGCCGCGTACTACGAGCACGACAACGCCAACGTGCACCGCGGGGTGCACACCCTTTCGGTGCGCGCCACGGAGGCGTTCGAGCTGGCGCGCGGCAAGGTGGCGGCGCTCTTTGGGATCGCGGACCCCGCGGAGCTGATCTGGACGCGCGGCACCACCGAGGCCATCAACCTGGTGGCCTACAGCTGGGGCCTCGCCAACCTCCGCGCCGGCGACGAGGTACTCCTCTCCGTGATGGAGCACCACAGCAACCTGGTGCCCTGGCAGATCATCGCGCAGCGCACCGGGGCGAAGCTGCGCTTCCTGGACATCGACGACCAGCAGCGCCTGGACCTCTCCAACCTGGACGAGCTGCTGACGGAGCGCACGAAGCTCGTCTCCATCGTCCACGTGTCGAACGCGCTGGGGACGATCAACCCGGTGCGCGAGATCGCGGCGAGGGCCCACTCGGTGGGGGCGGTCGTGCTGGTGGACGGCGCCCAGTCCGCGCCGCACCTGCCGGTGGACGTCCCCTCGCTGGGATGCGACTTCTACGCGTTCAGCGGCCACAAGATGTGCGGTCCCACGGGGATGGGCGGCCTGTGGGGGCGGCGCGCGCTGCTGGAGGCGATGCCCCCCTTCCACGGCGGCGGCGACATGATCGAGTGGGTGGAGCTGGAGCACTCCACCTACGCGCCCCTCCCCAACCGCTTCGAGGCGGGGACGCCGCACATCGCGGGCGCGGTGGCCCTCGGCGCGGCCGCGGAGTACCTGGCCGGCATCGGGCGCGACGCCATCCTGGCCCACGAGCGCACGCTGCTCGCCTACGCGCTGGAGCGGATGGCGGACGTCCCGGACCTCACCGTCTTCGGCCCGCGCGACCCGGCGGAGCGCTCGGGGGTGATCTCCTTCACCCTGGGCGACGTGCACCCGCACGACCTGGGCACCATCCTGGACGCGGAGGGGATCGCCATCCGCGCCGGCCACCACTGCGCCCAGCCGCTGATGCGCCGCATGGGCGTGGGCTCCACCGCGCGCGCCTCGTTCTACCTGTACAACACGGTGGACGACGTGGACCGGCTGATGGACGGGCTGGGGCGGGCGCGGAAGCTGTTCGGACTGTGA
- a CDS encoding S8 family serine peptidase — MTKHPWLRTLAPVLAAVAFAACDRPATGPLGAARAPGELAPVHSAGPAAIPGRYIVVLENGVASAASVGREMVAAHGGRLHYSYENTIKGFAANLSPAAVEQLRRNPQVRYVSEDGWVTPDETQQNNATWGLDRIDQRALPLSTTFSYTPTGAGVKVYVIDTGIRTTHTEFNGRASVGADFVGDGQNGQDCHGHGTHVAGTIAGSTYGVAKSASVVAVRVFGCSGGAATSTIVAAVDWVTANAQKPAVANMSLGGSVSAPMNDAVAASIASGVVYAVAAGNESTDACSRSPASTPTALTVASSTSADLRSSFSNYGSCVDLFAPGSSITSAWSTGDAATNTISGTSMATPHVAGVAAAYLEDHPTATPAAVAQAILASGTVGAIGDAAGSPNNLLYSRLTPPVPAPSIVLNKSSLFFTFLRTQGTAAAAPAENAPAQRFTASGEGAPRQAAEDAGAVYGATLAGSTASLPVILSNGGTLNLNWTASSDRPWLSVAPGAGMLTPASSTTLSATVSSASLTAGSYTGKVAVRDTAAGIPSRFVDVTVQVTDVLPLQSGTPRTNLSGTYGSETYYAVTVPNGATSLSVTISGGTGDADLYVRYAEPPTQAAFDCRPYLNGNVERCDRSMPAAGTYYVMLYGWSSYSGVTLSANVTVPAVPVAPANLAAAIAGPAKVGLTWTDLSSNEMAFSLSRRVMTGDTTWSPWQYVSSPLANITATADSALSAGATYQYRISACNDAGCSAASQSSPVTLSAPALPTGAAAAAVAANRIQVTWTDASTTETSFTLARRLVNPDRSLGPPQPIGSVSANATVFADSTVTPGQTYRYQVRACNLAGCSAVAATANVTAPTIPVPPTNVVAALAAGSGVQVTWTDASANETSLTVARRTMNPDGSMGLSQTLGRLAAGAVSFTDATVTAGQTYRYFVRACNVAGCSAPGASANLAIPAP, encoded by the coding sequence ATGACGAAGCACCCTTGGCTCCGCACGCTCGCCCCCGTTCTCGCGGCCGTGGCGTTCGCCGCCTGCGACCGTCCGGCAACTGGCCCGCTGGGCGCCGCGCGCGCGCCCGGAGAGCTGGCGCCGGTGCACTCCGCGGGCCCGGCGGCGATCCCAGGCCGCTACATCGTGGTGCTGGAGAACGGCGTCGCCAGCGCCGCATCCGTGGGCCGCGAGATGGTGGCGGCGCACGGCGGGCGTCTCCACTACAGCTACGAGAACACGATCAAGGGCTTCGCGGCCAACCTGAGCCCCGCCGCCGTGGAACAGCTTCGGCGCAATCCGCAGGTGAGGTACGTGTCGGAGGACGGCTGGGTCACCCCCGACGAGACGCAGCAGAACAACGCGACGTGGGGGCTCGACCGCATCGACCAGCGCGCCCTGCCCCTGAGCACCACGTTCAGCTACACGCCCACCGGCGCCGGCGTAAAGGTGTACGTGATCGACACCGGCATCCGCACCACGCACACGGAGTTCAACGGCCGCGCCAGCGTGGGCGCCGACTTCGTGGGCGACGGGCAAAACGGCCAGGACTGCCACGGCCACGGCACGCACGTGGCCGGCACCATCGCGGGCAGCACGTACGGCGTGGCCAAGAGCGCCAGCGTGGTCGCCGTGCGCGTATTCGGGTGCTCGGGCGGCGCGGCGACCTCCACCATCGTCGCCGCCGTGGACTGGGTGACGGCCAACGCGCAGAAGCCCGCCGTGGCGAACATGTCGCTGGGTGGCAGCGTGAGCGCCCCCATGAACGACGCGGTGGCCGCCTCCATCGCCTCGGGCGTCGTGTACGCGGTCGCGGCCGGCAACGAGAGCACGGACGCCTGCTCCCGGTCGCCGGCGAGCACCCCCACCGCGCTCACGGTGGCGTCGTCGACCTCCGCCGACCTGCGCTCGTCGTTCTCCAATTATGGAAGCTGCGTCGACCTCTTCGCGCCGGGGTCGAGCATCACGAGCGCGTGGTCCACGGGTGACGCGGCCACCAACACCATCAGCGGCACCTCCATGGCGACCCCGCACGTGGCCGGTGTAGCGGCGGCGTACCTGGAGGACCACCCGACCGCCACCCCCGCCGCGGTGGCGCAGGCGATCCTCGCCTCGGGCACGGTCGGCGCGATCGGCGACGCGGCCGGCTCGCCCAACAACCTGCTGTACTCCAGGCTCACGCCGCCCGTGCCGGCGCCCTCGATCGTGCTGAACAAGTCGTCGCTCTTCTTCACCTTCCTGCGCACCCAGGGCACCGCCGCCGCCGCCCCGGCCGAAAACGCCCCGGCGCAGCGGTTCACGGCCTCCGGCGAGGGCGCACCCAGGCAGGCGGCGGAGGATGCCGGCGCCGTCTACGGCGCCACGCTCGCGGGCTCCACGGCGTCGCTGCCCGTCATCCTGAGCAACGGCGGGACGCTGAACCTGAACTGGACCGCGTCGAGCGACCGCCCCTGGCTGTCCGTCGCCCCCGGCGCGGGGATGCTCACGCCCGCCTCGTCGACCACCCTGAGCGCTACGGTGTCCAGCGCCTCGCTCACCGCGGGCAGCTACACCGGGAAGGTGGCGGTGCGCGACACGGCCGCGGGCATCCCGTCGCGCTTCGTGGACGTCACGGTGCAGGTGACCGACGTACTGCCGCTGCAGTCCGGGACGCCGCGTACCAACCTCTCGGGCACGTACGGAAGCGAGACGTACTACGCCGTCACCGTGCCGAATGGCGCCACGAGCCTCTCCGTCACAATCAGTGGCGGCACCGGTGACGCCGACCTGTACGTGCGGTACGCCGAGCCTCCGACGCAGGCCGCGTTCGACTGCCGGCCGTACCTGAACGGCAACGTCGAACGCTGCGACCGCTCGATGCCGGCCGCGGGCACGTACTACGTCATGCTTTACGGGTGGTCGTCGTACTCGGGCGTGACGCTGTCGGCCAACGTCACTGTGCCCGCGGTGCCCGTGGCCCCCGCCAACCTCGCCGCCGCCATCGCGGGGCCGGCGAAGGTGGGGCTGACCTGGACCGACCTCTCCAGCAACGAGATGGCCTTTTCGCTCTCTCGCCGGGTGATGACGGGCGACACCACCTGGAGCCCGTGGCAGTACGTGTCCTCGCCGCTGGCGAACATCACCGCCACCGCGGACAGCGCGCTGAGCGCGGGCGCCACCTACCAGTACCGCATCAGCGCCTGCAACGATGCGGGGTGCTCGGCGGCTTCGCAGAGCTCGCCCGTGACGCTCAGCGCTCCCGCCCTTCCCACGGGCGCGGCGGCGGCGGCCGTGGCGGCCAACCGCATCCAGGTGACCTGGACGGACGCCAGCACCACCGAGACGTCGTTCACCCTCGCGCGCCGCCTGGTGAACCCGGACCGTTCCCTGGGCCCGCCGCAGCCGATCGGCTCGGTGTCGGCCAACGCGACGGTGTTCGCGGACAGCACCGTCACGCCGGGCCAGACGTACCGCTACCAGGTGCGCGCCTGCAACCTGGCCGGCTGCTCCGCCGTGGCGGCCACGGCGAACGTCACCGCCCCCACCATCCCGGTGCCGCCCACGAACGTCGTGGCGGCCCTGGCGGCGGGCTCGGGGGTGCAGGTGACCTGGACCGACGCCAGCGCCAACGAAACCTCGCTCACCGTTGCGCGCCGCACGATGAACCCGGATGGGTCGATGGGACTGTCGCAGACCCTCGGCAGGCTGGCGGCGGGCGCGGTGAGCTTCACCGATGCGACCGTCACGGCGGGCCAGACGTACCGCTACTTCGTCCGCGCCTGCAACGTCGCCGGGTGCTCCGCTCCGGGGGCCAGCGCCAACCTGGCCATCCCGGCTCCCTGA